Part of the Cryptosporangium arvum DSM 44712 genome, ACCGGCATCCACGACGAGTTCGACATCGAGAAGCTCCGCTACCACAAGATCGTGCTGATGGCCGACGCCGACGTCGACGGCCAGCACATCCGGACGCTGCTGCTCACGCTGCTGTTCCGCTTCATGAAGCCGCTGGTGGAGCTCGGTCACGTCTACCTGGCCCAGCCGCCGCTCTACAAGGTGAAGTGGAACAAGAAGGGCGACGACGCTCAGTACGCGTTCTCCGACCGCGAGCGTGACGGGCTGATCAAGCTCCGCCAGGAGAAGAACCCGAAGGCCAAGCCGGACGACATCCAGCGGTTCAAGGGTCTGGGCGAGATGAACTACCCGGAGCTGTGGGAAACGACGATGAACCCGGCCACGCGGACGCTGCTCCAGGTGACCCTCGACGACGCCGCAACGGCCGACAACCTGTTCAGCGTCCTGATGGGTGAGGACGTCGAGGCCCGCCGGTCGTTCATCCAGCAGAACGCCAAGGACGTCCGTTTCCTGGACATCTAGTCCACACAGTTCACAGCCTTATCCACATCTTAAAAAGGCATATCGTACAAATCCCCGCTCTGTGGGAACGATATCCACACCGGAAGGCAGTTCGTGACCGAGACGACGACCCCGCCACCGCCCGGCGACCGCGTCGAGCCAGTCGGGCTCGAAGTGGAGATGCAGCGCAGCTACCTCGACTACGCGATGAGCGTCATCGTCGGGCGTGCGCTGCCGGATGTGCGGGACGGCCTCAAGCCCGTGCACCGCAAGGTCCTCTACGGCATGTACGACGGTGGTTACCGTCCGGAACGCGGCTACGTGAAGTGCTCCCGTGTCGTCGGCGACGTCATGGGGCAGTTCCACCCGCACGGTGACACCTCGATCTACGACACCCTCGTCCGGATGGCGCAGCCCTGGTCGCTGCGCCATCCGCTGATCGACGGCAACGGCAACTTCGGCTCGCCGGGCAACGACCCCGCGGCCGCCATGCGTTACACCGAGTGCCGCCTGGATCCGCTGGCCATGGAAATGGTCCGGGACATCGACGAAGACACCGTCGACATGGTCCCGAACTACGACGGCCGGGCCACCGAGCCGGCGATCCTGCCCGCCCGTTTCCCGAACCTGCTGGTCAACGGGTCGGCCGGTATCGCGGTCGGCATGGCGACGAACATCCCGCCGCACAACCTGCGCGAGGTCGCGGCCGGCGTCCAGTGGTGCCTGGACAACCCGGAAGCGCCCGAGGAAGAGACCATCGTCGCGATGGCGGCCCGGATCAAGGGCCCCGACTTCCCGACCGGCGCCCTGATCGTCGGGGCCGAGGGCATCGCCGACGCGTACCGCACCGGCCGCGGGCTGGTCCGGATGCGGTCGGTCGTCGAGGTCGAGGAAGACCGACGCGGCCGCCAGATGCTCGTCGTCACCGAGCTGCCGTACCAGGTCAACCCCGACAACCTGGCCGAGCGCATCGCCGAGCTGGTGAAGGAGGGCAAGCTCGCCGGCATCGCCGACATCCGCGACGAGTCCTCCGGCCGCACCGGTCAGCGCCTGGTGCTGGTGCTCAAGCGCGACGCCGTCGCCAAGGTCGTGCTGAACAACCTGTACAAGCACACCCAGCTGCAGGATTCGTTCGGCGTCAACATGCTGGCGATCGTCGACGGCGTGCCACGCACGCTCAACATCGCCCAGATGGTGCGGTACTACGTCGCCCACCAGGTCGAGGTCATCGTCCGGCGCACCCGCTACCGCCTCCGCAAGAAGGAGGAGCGGGCCCACATCCTGCGTGGCTACCTCAAGGCGCTCGACGCGCTCGACGAGGTCATCGCGCTGATCCGGGCCTCGGAGACGGTCGACCTCGCCCGTACCGGGTTGATGCAGCTGCTCGAGATCGACGAGCTGCAGGCCACCGCGATCCTCGACATGCAGCTGCGTCGGCTCGCCGCCCTGGAGCGGCAGAAGATCACCGACGAGTACAACCAGATCATGACCGACATCGCCGAGCTCGAGGCGATTCTGGCCAGCGACGAGCGTCAGCGCCAGATCATCGGCGAGGAGCTGGCCGCGATCGTCGAGAAGTACGGCGACGACCGGCGGACCACGATCCTGCCGTACGACGGCGACGTTTCGATGGAAGACCTGATCGCCGAGGAGCCGGTGGTCGTCACGATCACCCGCACCGGGTACGCCAAGCGCACCAAGGTCGACCTCTACCGCTCCCAGCGGCGGGGCGGCAAGGGCGTGCAGGGCGCCGCGCTCAAGCAGGACGACATCGTCGCGCACTTCTTCGTCTGCTCGACGCACGACTGGATCCTGTTCTTCACGAACAAGGGTCGCGTCTACCGGGTGAAGGCCTACGAACTGCCGGAGGCGAGCCGCACCGCCCGCGGCCAGCACGTGGCGAACCTGCTCGCGTTCCAGCCCGACGAGCAGATCGCCGAGGTCATCGAGATCCGGACGTACGAAGACGCGCCCCACCTCGTGCTCGCCACCCGCAACGGCCTGGTCAAGAAGACGAAGCTCACCGAGTTCGACTCGAACCGGCAGGGCGGCGTCATCGCGATCAACCTGCGCGAGGAAGACGAGCTGGTCGGCGCCGAGTTGATCAACGAGAACGACAACCTGCTGCTCATCAGCAAGCAGGCCCAGGCGATCTGCTTCAAGGCCGACGACGAGACCCTCCGGCCGATGGGCCGGGCGACGTCCGGCGTGATCGGCATGCGGTTCTCCGGTGAGGACGAGCTGCTGTCGATGCACGTCGCCCGTGAGGGCATGGACGTCCTCGTCGCGACCGAAGGCGGATTCGCCAAGCGGACGCCGATCGAGGAGTATCCGGTCCAAGGTCGTGGTGGTAAGGGGGTCGTCACTGCCAGGATCGTGACCAAGCGGGGACGACTCATCGCGGCGCTTGCGGTAACCACCGATGATGAGCTCTTCGCCATCACGTCCAACGGTGGCGTGATCCGGACGCCGGTGCGCCAAGTGCGGCGCACTCGTGACCGGAACACGATGGGAGTGAAGCTCATGGAGCTCCCGGCCGGGGTAACACTGGTGGCGATCGCGCGCAACGAGGACGAACCTGAAGGACAGGACGGCTGATGACTGACTCCGAGAACACGGACGGTCCGGGCGCTCAGAACTCGAGCAGCTCGGCCCGGGCGTCGGCCGCGGTGGGTAAAGCCACCGTGGGCAGAGCCACCGTGGGGGGCTCCGGCACGCCGTCCCGTGAAACCACCACACGGAGTGCGGGCACCGGGGCGTCGTCCGCCAAACCCGCGGCGGCTGCTCCCAAGCAGCCGCCGAAGCCGGGGGCCACGGATTCGTCGACGACCAAACCGGCCACCGCGGCGGGCGCCAAGCCCGCCGTGGGCGCCGGGGCGGCCGCGACGGCGAAGTCGGCCGCGCCCACCAAGCCTGCGGCCGCGAAGGCCACGCCGGCCGCCGCGACGCCGGCGGCCGGCTCGGCGTCAGCCGCCCCGAGCGCGGCGCCGACCTCCGGCGGGGCGTCGAACGGCGCCGGCCGCCCGGCGACCAAGAGCCAAGGCACCACGTACGGCAAACCGGTCACCCCGGCGCCGTCGGCCGGTGCGGGCACGCCTCCGACGTCCGGCGCCGGCAACGGTGCCGCCACACGTATCACGCCGGCGGCCAAGCCGCCGGCGAGCACCCCGCCGGCGGCCGCGGCCACGGCGGCCATGCCTTCGTTCGACAGCGGCCCGGCCCAGGCGAGCCGTCCGGGAGCGGCTTCGGTGAGCCCGCCGGCGGCACACGCGGTACCCGGCTCGGTCGGCGCGGCCGCGCCGGTGTCGGGCGGTGCCGCGGTCCAGCAGCCGGGCTCCGCGGCTCCGCCGCGGGTCCAGGTGGGCGACGCGGTCCGGTCCGCTCGTCAGACCGTCTCGGCGGCTGCCAGCCGGGGTCCGCGCCGGGCTCGGCTGCAGCTGAAGAAGGTCGACCCGTGGTCGGTCATGAAGTTCTCGTTCGCGGTGTCGCTCGTGCTGTTCATCGCGTCGATCGTCGCCACGTCGATTCTCTACATGGTCCTCGGCGCGCTCGGCGTGTGGGACAGCCTCAACGAGACGATCAGCACGGTCACCGCCGGCCAAGACGGTAGCCAGGGTGTCGACCTGGCGATCACCGCGAAGATGGTGATCGGTGGATCCGCGCTGCTCGGAGCGGTCAACATGGTGCTTTTCACCGCGCTGGCGACGCTCGGTGCGTTCATCTACAACGTATGTGCCGACCTGGTCGGCGGCGTCGAGCTGACGCTGGCCGAGCGCAACCAGTAACTCGGTTTGGGGCGGGGCGGACGGGTAGGGTAACGTTTCGTCTCGCGTCGGGGGCTATAGCTCAGTCGGTTAGAGCGCATCGCTGATAACGATGAGGTCGCTGGTTCGATTCCAGCTAGCCCCACCAGCGCCCGCACAGGTGGGGGCGGAGAAGGGAGCATTCTCCATGTGGAAGAAGGCGCTCGTACTCGCGACTGTCGCGGGTATCGCCGTTCTGGCAGCCAAGAAGTTCAAGGAAGCCAGTGACGAGCGAGAGCTCTGGCACGAAGCCACCACAGCGCCCGATCACCGCTGAACTACTCCGCCGCTGCGGCGTCCTGGTAGCGCCCACGGCGTAACGGGGACGTAGCTCAATTGGCAGAGCACCGCCTTTGCAAGGCGGGGGTTAGGGGTTCGATTCCCCTCGTCTCCACTCCGAACCGGACACCCACCGGGGTTGCGCGAACTAGCGCGGCTCCGGTTTTTGTCTTTTCCGGTCCGTATCGTGGTTCACTCGTTCCTTATCCCCGTAATAACGGAAAATGCCCATTTCCTGCATTGGGCAATGCGTTGTGGGTCGACCGGTTCATTACCGACCTGCACCAATGTCCGAACCTAATTACCTTGAGTAAGACTCCGCTCCGGAGAGTAGTCGGATACTCATCCCTTCGGTCGGAACAATCCACAGTCTCCTGATCGCTGGCTAGTTTCATCAGTTGCTTGGCTATGCTCCCTGTCGACTGGTTGCGATATACCTGCCGGCTGACGAAAACCACCGGTAGAGAGACGCTAATCAGGCGTTGGACCGGAAGTCGCCGGAAATCACCGGAGCCGCCCACTGAGGTGCGGCGGGATGCCGGGTGCTCGGCGCGCCGACCGTTCTGCGGTCAGCGTGGCGGGGTGCGCGGTAGCCCTACACTTCTGGCTGTTTCTCGCGCTATCCCCGGGCGGTGGCGCGACTGACGCTAGGGAGCGTGATGGCAGTAGGCCTAGAGGAGGCCCGGTCGGCAAAGCCGTCCGAACCACCCGGTCCGGCCTCCGCCCGCTTCACCTCGCTCCCGCCGAGGAAGCCGAAGGCGCCCGCCTGGGCCAAGGCCTGCATCGCGCTGGGTGCGGTGCTGATGGTGCTGGCCGCCGGCACGCTCAC contains:
- the gyrA gene encoding DNA gyrase subunit A, whose amino-acid sequence is MTETTTPPPPGDRVEPVGLEVEMQRSYLDYAMSVIVGRALPDVRDGLKPVHRKVLYGMYDGGYRPERGYVKCSRVVGDVMGQFHPHGDTSIYDTLVRMAQPWSLRHPLIDGNGNFGSPGNDPAAAMRYTECRLDPLAMEMVRDIDEDTVDMVPNYDGRATEPAILPARFPNLLVNGSAGIAVGMATNIPPHNLREVAAGVQWCLDNPEAPEEETIVAMAARIKGPDFPTGALIVGAEGIADAYRTGRGLVRMRSVVEVEEDRRGRQMLVVTELPYQVNPDNLAERIAELVKEGKLAGIADIRDESSGRTGQRLVLVLKRDAVAKVVLNNLYKHTQLQDSFGVNMLAIVDGVPRTLNIAQMVRYYVAHQVEVIVRRTRYRLRKKEERAHILRGYLKALDALDEVIALIRASETVDLARTGLMQLLEIDELQATAILDMQLRRLAALERQKITDEYNQIMTDIAELEAILASDERQRQIIGEELAAIVEKYGDDRRTTILPYDGDVSMEDLIAEEPVVVTITRTGYAKRTKVDLYRSQRRGGKGVQGAALKQDDIVAHFFVCSTHDWILFFTNKGRVYRVKAYELPEASRTARGQHVANLLAFQPDEQIAEVIEIRTYEDAPHLVLATRNGLVKKTKLTEFDSNRQGGVIAINLREEDELVGAELINENDNLLLISKQAQAICFKADDETLRPMGRATSGVIGMRFSGEDELLSMHVAREGMDVLVATEGGFAKRTPIEEYPVQGRGGKGVVTARIVTKRGRLIAALAVTTDDELFAITSNGGVIRTPVRQVRRTRDRNTMGVKLMELPAGVTLVAIARNEDEPEGQDG
- a CDS encoding DUF3566 domain-containing protein produces the protein MSPPAAHAVPGSVGAAAPVSGGAAVQQPGSAAPPRVQVGDAVRSARQTVSAAASRGPRRARLQLKKVDPWSVMKFSFAVSLVLFIASIVATSILYMVLGALGVWDSLNETISTVTAGQDGSQGVDLAITAKMVIGGSALLGAVNMVLFTALATLGAFIYNVCADLVGGVELTLAERNQ
- a CDS encoding DLW-39 family protein is translated as MWKKALVLATVAGIAVLAAKKFKEASDERELWHEATTAPDHR